A genomic window from Lotus japonicus ecotype B-129 chromosome 1, LjGifu_v1.2 includes:
- the LOC130729932 gene encoding LOW QUALITY PROTEIN: 8-hydroxygeraniol oxidoreductase-like (The sequence of the model RefSeq protein was modified relative to this genomic sequence to represent the inferred CDS: inserted 2 bases in 1 codon), producing MSASIWTCIHTMPSKSQVITCKAAICWGLGEPVTVEEIQVDPPKATEVRVKMLCASICHTDITSIHGFPHGIFPLALGHEGVGIVESVGDQVTXLKEGDMIIPTYIGECQECENCVSGETNLCMKYPIALSGMMPDNTSRMSIRGQRLSHVFSCATWSEYMVIDASYPLKVDPTIDQAHASFISCGFSTGFGAAWKEAKVKSGSSVAVFGLGTVGLGAISGAKMQGATKIIGIDKNYMRREKGEAFGMTHFINPGDSGKSLSELVKELSGGVGVDYSIECTGAPPLLTESVAATKVGTGKTIAVGMAPEPVVPFGLLALLFGRTLKGSAFGGIKTTTDLSIIANKCLKQEFPLQELFTHEVPLSDVDKAFELLKQPDCVKIIIKM from the exons ATGTCTGCTTCAATTTGGACCTGCATTCACACAATGCCGAGCAAATCTCAGGTCATTACATGCAAAG CTGCAATATGCTGGGGGCTAGGAGAGCCTGTGACAGTGGAAGAGATACAAGTAGATCCTCCAAAAGCAACTGAAGTTCGAGTTAAGATGCTTTGTGCAAGTATCTGCCACACAGACATCACAAGCATCCATGGATTCCCACAT GGTATATTTCCTTTAGCACTTGGACATGAAGGAGTTGG GATTGTAGAAAGTGTTGGTGATCAAGTGAC ACTAAAAGAAGGGGACATGATAATTCCAACATACATAGGAGagtgccaagaatgtgagaattGTGTTTCAGGAGAAACCAATTTGTGTATGAAATACCCTATAGCATTGAGTGGCATGATGCCAGACAACACTTCAAGGATGTCCATCCGAGGCCAGAGGCTATCTCATGTTTTTAGTTGTGCTACATGGTCAGAGTACATGGTTATTGATGCAAGCTACCCTCTCAAAGTTGATCCAACCATTGATCAAGCCCATGCTAGCTTCATCTCATGTGGGTTTTCAACTGGTTTTGGAGCTGCTTGGAAGGAAGCCAAGGTTAAAAGTGGATCAAGTGTAGCTGTTTTTGGCCTTGGAACTGTTGGATTAGGG GCTATAAGTGGAGCAAAGATGCAGGGGGCAACTAAGATAATTGGGATTGACAAAAATTACATgaggagagaaaaaggagaagcCTTTGGAATGACACACTTCATAAATCCTGGTGATTCTGGTAAATCTCTTTCAGAATTGGTCAAGGAACTGAGTGGTGGAGTGGGTGTGGATTATTCCATTGAGTGCACTGGAGCTCCCCCTTTACTTACTGAATCTGTGGCAGCCACAAAAGTG GGAACAGGTAAGACAATAGCAGTTGGGATGGCACCTGAGCCTGTTGTGCCGTTTGGACTTCTTGCCCTTTTGTTTGGTAGAACTTTGAAAGGTTCAGCATTTGGAGGGATAAAAACTACAACAGACCTGTCCATCATAGCTAACAAATGTCTAAAACAG GAATTCCCACTTCAAGAGTTGTTCACCCACGAAGTCCCATTGTCTGATGTAGACAAAGCATTTGAGCTATTGAAACAGCCTGACTGTGTCAAAATTATCATCAAGATGTGA